A DNA window from Gasterosteus aculeatus chromosome 16, fGasAcu3.hap1.1, whole genome shotgun sequence contains the following coding sequences:
- the LOC120833789 gene encoding putative methyltransferase DDB_G0268948 encodes MTYRLFEGKDHAFSYQKYRFTPPDELKSIILQYLCKKKAEPHVLAVDLGCGTGQNSRLLAPHFQEVVGIDISDGQLEEARAVPGYPNVTYRKGTAEELPFPDCSVDLLAAASAAHWFDQSRFLAEASRVLKPGGCVALLGFTDSGTRFHYQGCGERLNHMYEEVKQVLLPFTSNRVAVAEGKLEELYTAIPFPDKERIEGVKVKSSISVRNLVGFIETWSMFQGFKKKDPEAAGELLLTTQKRFLEAMGVMSPDTEMEQEMEYYCILTSKPAQSASRVPAGP; translated from the exons ATGACTTACCGACTGTTTGAGGGGAAGGATCATGCCTTCTCTTACCAAAAGTATCGCTTCACACCTCCAGACGAGCTCAAGAGCATCATTCTTCAATACCTCTGCAAAAAG AAGGCCGAGCCGCATGTGCTGGCCGTGGATCTGGGATGTGGTACGGGTCAGAACTCGCGTCTACTGGCGCCGCACTTCCAGGAAGTGGTGGGCATCGACATCAGTGACGGTCAACTGGAGGAGGCCAGAGCCGTGCCGGGGTATCCGAACGTCACGTACAG GAAGGGAACCGCAGAGGAGCTTCCTTTCCCAGACTGCTCTGTCGACCTGCTGGCAGCAGCGTCGGCGGCCCACTGGTTCGATCAGTCGAGGTTCCTGGCCGAGGCGAGTCGGGTTCTGAAACCCGGGGGATGCGTGGCTCTGCTGGGTTTCACTGACTCTGGCACCAGGTTTCACTACCAGGGCTGTGGAGAAAGACTCAATCACATGTATGAAGAG gtgaagcaggtgCTGCTGCCATTCACTAGCAATCGAGTAGCTGTAGCTGAGGGTAAGCTGGAGGAGCTCTACACTGCCATCCCCTTTCCTGATAAAGAGAG GATTGAGGGTGTTAAGGTGAAGTCGTCAATCTCGGTCAGGAACCTGGTGGGCTTCATTGAGACTTGGTCCATGTTCCAAGGTTTCAAAAAGAAAGATCCTGAGGCTGCTGGCGAACTGCTGCTTACGACTCAAAAGAG GTTTTTGGAGGCGATGGGAGTCATGTCCCCTGACACTGAAATGGAGCAGGAGATGGAATATTACTGCATCCTAACATCAAAACCAGCACAATCAGCATCCAGGGTTCCCGCGGGTccttaa
- the LOC120834162 gene encoding olfactory receptor 6N2-like, with translation MENNTFPQYFNLTMFVKLGNYRYLAFVLCLLLYAFIIFSNLVIIVLISREITLHEPMYIFIMCLSINSLYGSAGFFFRFLRDLLSDTHLISRTACFAQIYVIYTYASYELTLLGIMAYDRYVAICQPLNYHNKMTSKAVSKLVAFAWIYPCFSVATCVYLSCRLPLCGNKVPKVFCANWPVVKLSCVSTVINNLVGMVALITTVFLPLAFVMFTYIRIILICRKRSSEFKSKVVQNCLPHIVTFVIYSSTVFCDVALSRIDLEALNPFLAIILSLEFVVIPPMVNPLVYGLKLAEIRKCVLKVFLRSEPVKTN, from the coding sequence atggaaaacaatacttttcCCCAGTATTTTAACCTTACCATGTTTGTGAAACTAGGAAACTATCGCTACCTCGCATTTGTCCTGTGTCTACTGTTGTATGCTTTTATTATCTTTTCTAATCTTGTAATAATAGTGCTGATATCACGAGAGATAACGTTACATGAGCCcatgtatatttttattatgtGTCTTTCTATCAACTCTCTGTATGGCTCTgctggcttcttcttcagattTCTGAGAGACCTACTGTCTGATACTCATTTGATTTCACGCACAGCTTGTTTTGCTCAGATCTATGTCATTTACACCTATGCATCCTATGAGCTGACTCTGTTAGGCATAATGGCTTATGATCGTTACGTTGCTATATGTCAACCTTTAAACTACCACAACAAAATGACATCAAAGGCGGTCTCAAAGTTGGTTGCCTTTGCATGGATTTATCCATGCTTTTCTGTTGCAACCTGTGTGTATCTTTCCTGCCGTCTTCCATTGTGTGGCAATAAGGTACCAAAGGTATTCTGTGCCAACTGGCCTGTTGTAAAATTGTCATGTGTCAGTACTGTGATTAATAACCTTGTCGGCATGGTTGCACTGATAACCACCGTCTTCCTGCCCCTGGCCTTTGTCATGTTTACATATATAAGAATAATTCTTATTTGTAGGAAACGCTCTTCAGAGTTTAAGAGCAAAGTCGTACAAAACTGTCTGCCACACATTGTTACATTCGTCATCTACTCCAGTACTGTGTTTTGTGATGTTGCTCTCAGCAGAATTGATCTTGAAGCGCTGAATCCATTTCTAGCAATAATTTTATCGCTTGAGTTTGTTGTGATTCCTCCCATGGTGAATCCTCTTGTTTATGGCCTGAAGCTAGcagaaataagaaaatgtgttttaaaggtgTTTTTACGCTCAGAACCTgtgaaaacaaactaa
- the LOC120834261 gene encoding olfactory receptor 5AR1-like: MNNCSHVTMFFLSGLNEGMNLRVVLFSVTLLCYCFIVLVNVALIVTIILNKNLHEPMYILLCSLCMNGLYGATGFYPKFLLDLLSPVHVISYSGCLVQALVMYSFVCSDLSILAVMSYDRYVAICRPLVYHSVMSKKRLLLLVSVSWWTPFCIIGMNIFLTSRLKLCSAYIARIFCVNWVIVKLACFPAETIVNNIVAYITIIVYVFHGFFIVWSYLYVIKTCVNSLENRAKFMQTCVPHLTSLLIFLFTVIFDIMHIRYVSKDLPQATDNFIAIAFLVIPVILNPLIYGFKLTKIRGKILSSIAFKRKR; this comes from the coding sequence ATGAATAATTGTTCTCATGtcacaatgttttttctttcaggtttAAATGAAGGGATGAACCTCAGAGTTGTTCTCTTCTCTGTCACTTTGCTGTGTTACTGTTTCATTGTGCTGGTAAATGTTGCTCTTATTGTGACCATCATCTTGAATAAGAACCTGCATGAACCGATGTATATTCTATTGTGCAGTTTGTGCATGAATGGACTTTATGGGGCAACAGGATTCTACCCAAAGTTTCTGTTGGATCTGCTGTCTCCTGTTCATGTAATCTCTTATTCTGGATGCCTGGTTCAGGCTTTGGTGATGTACTCATTTGTCTGCAGTGATTTGTCCATTCTTGCAGTAATGTCATATGACAGATATGTGGCTATATGTCGACCCCTGGTGTACCACTCTGTCATGTCAAAGAAGAGACTCTTATTGCTAGTATCTGTCTCCTGGTGGACACCTTTTTGCATTATAGGCATGAATATTTTCCTTACATCTAGATTGAAGTTATGCAGCGCATATATTGCCAGAATTTTTTGTGTGAATTGGGTTATTGTGAAACTTGCTTGTTTCCCAGCTGAGACTATTGTTAACAACATAGTCGCATACATTACAATCATTGTTTACGTTTTTCATGGGTTTTTCATAGTTTGGTCCTACTTGTATGTCATCAAAACATGTGTAAATTCTTTAGAAAACCGGGCAAAGTTCATGCAGACATGTGTGCCACATTTAACCTCCTTGCTTATTTTTCTGTTCACTGTAATTTTTGATATTATGCATATACGTTACGTGTCAAAAGACTTACCTCAAGCAACTGACAACTTCATTGCAATAGCTTTTCTTGTCATACCGGTAATATTGAATCCCCTCATTTATGGTTTTAAATTGACCAAAATCCGGGGCAAAATTTTGAGTAGTATagcttttaaaaggaaaagatga